In Curtobacterium sp. TC1, the following proteins share a genomic window:
- a CDS encoding carbohydrate ABC transporter permease, which translates to MTTPSTSFSTRTRPTATLTESITAGSGGRRSKRPYDTDVTRLLPRWLLIVVIAVIIAFIAVPVLYILFGSVNSDVAVARGEYFPSEFTLSNYVEIWSTVALGEGLVNSMLTAGAVAIASAALAVSTAYVLVRFRFLGRLTILRGLLALQSIPGTLLLLPVFVVFSNIASATGVQIIGTRWGLFVTYLTFALPFSTWVMVTYLRGLPKELEEAARIDGASSTKILTKIVMPLSWPGIVVSAIFAFLLGWNDVLFSTIMTTPNTRTVAVVLQVLGTTQEGGAVPIYGQMMAASIVCAVPVVALYLIFQRYLVGGLTAGSVK; encoded by the coding sequence ATGACCACCCCGAGCACGTCCTTCAGCACCCGCACCCGCCCCACCGCGACGCTCACCGAGAGCATCACGGCCGGCAGCGGCGGGAGACGGAGCAAGCGTCCGTACGACACCGACGTCACCCGGCTCCTGCCCCGCTGGCTGCTCATCGTGGTGATCGCCGTCATCATCGCGTTCATCGCCGTCCCGGTCCTGTACATCCTGTTCGGTTCGGTGAACTCGGACGTCGCGGTCGCCCGCGGCGAGTACTTCCCGTCCGAGTTCACGCTGTCGAACTACGTCGAGATCTGGTCGACGGTCGCCCTCGGCGAGGGGCTGGTCAACTCGATGCTCACCGCCGGCGCGGTCGCCATCGCGAGTGCCGCGCTCGCCGTGTCCACGGCCTACGTGCTGGTCCGGTTCCGGTTCCTCGGGCGCCTGACCATCCTGCGCGGGCTCCTCGCGCTGCAGTCGATCCCCGGCACGCTCCTGCTGCTGCCCGTGTTCGTCGTCTTCTCGAACATCGCCAGCGCCACGGGCGTGCAGATCATCGGCACCCGCTGGGGCCTGTTCGTCACCTACCTGACGTTCGCCCTGCCGTTCTCGACCTGGGTGATGGTCACCTACCTGCGTGGCCTGCCGAAGGAACTCGAGGAAGCGGCGCGCATCGACGGTGCCTCGAGCACGAAGATCCTGACGAAGATCGTCATGCCGCTGTCGTGGCCCGGCATCGTCGTCTCCGCGATCTTCGCCTTCCTGCTCGGCTGGAACGACGTCCTGTTCTCCACGATCATGACGACCCCGAACACCCGGACGGTGGCCGTGGTCCTGCAGGTGCTCGGCACCACCCAGGAGGGCGGCGCGGTCCCGATCTACGGCCAGATGATGGCCGCCTCGATCGTCTGCGCGGTGCCGGTCGTCGCCCTGTACCTCATCTTCCAGCGCTACCTGGTGGGCGGTCTGACGGCCGGTTCCGTCAAGTGA
- a CDS encoding sugar phosphate isomerase/epimerase family protein, whose product MTDQPTWELSGFGDEIDADPVVQVAVLQALGASAIEVRSAWGVNVVDLDEDQLAGLHRLLEERGQTVSAIASPIGKVSVDEPVEHEVGRLGRAVAAAHALGTTNIRIFSFYFEGRAPEDVRDDVLVRMRALADLAAREGVTLLHENEKDIYGDVPARVLDLVESVGSTALRLAWDNANYVQCGVKPFTDGWAQLAPYVDYLQVKDALAADSSVVPAGEGDGELLQTLTALRDAGYSGYASLEPHLSDFTSLGGFSGPAAFGRAGRALRSLTDQIGVTLR is encoded by the coding sequence ATGACCGACCAGCCCACGTGGGAACTCTCCGGTTTCGGCGACGAGATCGACGCGGACCCCGTCGTCCAGGTCGCGGTCCTGCAGGCGCTCGGCGCGAGCGCCATCGAGGTCCGCAGCGCCTGGGGCGTGAACGTCGTCGACCTCGACGAGGACCAGCTCGCCGGACTGCACCGCCTGCTCGAGGAGCGAGGACAGACCGTGTCCGCCATCGCCTCGCCGATCGGCAAGGTCTCCGTCGACGAGCCCGTCGAACACGAGGTCGGACGCCTCGGCCGTGCGGTCGCCGCCGCGCACGCCCTCGGCACCACGAACATCCGGATCTTCTCGTTCTACTTCGAGGGCCGAGCGCCCGAGGACGTCCGCGACGACGTCCTCGTCCGGATGCGCGCCCTGGCCGACCTCGCCGCACGCGAGGGCGTGACCCTGCTGCACGAGAACGAGAAGGACATCTACGGCGACGTCCCCGCGCGCGTGCTCGACCTCGTCGAGAGCGTCGGGTCCACGGCACTCCGCCTGGCCTGGGACAATGCGAACTACGTGCAGTGCGGCGTCAAGCCGTTCACCGACGGGTGGGCGCAGCTCGCGCCCTACGTCGACTACCTGCAGGTCAAGGACGCGCTCGCCGCCGACTCGTCGGTGGTCCCCGCCGGCGAGGGCGACGGCGAGCTGCTCCAGACCCTCACCGCGCTGCGCGACGCCGGGTACTCCGGCTACGCCTCGCTCGAGCCGCACCTCAGCGACTTCACCTCCCTCGGCGGGTTCTCCGGCCCCGCGGCCTTCGGTCGCGCCGGTCGTGCCCTCCGCTCCCTCACCGACCAGATCGGAGTCACCCTGCGATGA
- a CDS encoding Gfo/Idh/MocA family protein: protein MTTPLKLAVVGAGVIGRHHATVAVHHPDLQVVALVDAVPAAATSAADEVEAMGVTRPITTSTIEEAIEQTDIDVVAICSPSGMHVQLAEAALAAGKHVVIEKPLDTTMPRARQIAALAAAARDRGLVTSVISQHRFDPASAAVAAAAHDGGFGTVTSGLASVAWYRSQGYYDSGDWRGTWALDGGGAVMNQGVHTVDLLVWALGRPVEISAQTGLLAHDRIEVEDTAVATVRFAGGALGVIHCTTAAYPGLSARYAVYGTHGSAIVDDDRLAYFHIAPDAATLESASTTANASAVAGAVDQKDDVVPPEHVVGGPAEPDHFAAGHGRQYTDIVAAIREGREPGVTVDAALVSLATVRGLYVSATLGQPVRIDDVIDGKYDDVVPVVGAAATSDTATEGATR, encoded by the coding sequence ATGACCACCCCACTGAAGTTGGCAGTCGTCGGCGCCGGCGTCATCGGACGCCACCACGCCACGGTCGCCGTCCACCACCCGGACCTGCAGGTCGTCGCCCTCGTCGACGCGGTCCCCGCGGCCGCCACGAGCGCCGCCGACGAGGTCGAGGCGATGGGCGTCACCCGCCCCATCACGACGTCCACCATCGAGGAGGCGATCGAGCAGACCGACATCGACGTCGTCGCGATCTGCTCGCCGTCCGGCATGCACGTGCAGCTCGCCGAGGCCGCCCTGGCCGCCGGCAAGCACGTCGTCATCGAGAAGCCCCTCGACACCACGATGCCCCGCGCCCGGCAGATCGCCGCGCTCGCCGCGGCGGCCCGCGACCGTGGCCTGGTCACGAGTGTCATCAGTCAGCACCGGTTCGACCCGGCCTCGGCCGCCGTCGCCGCGGCCGCCCACGACGGCGGGTTCGGCACCGTGACCTCGGGCCTCGCGAGCGTGGCCTGGTACCGGTCGCAGGGCTACTACGACTCCGGCGACTGGCGCGGCACCTGGGCGCTCGACGGCGGCGGCGCGGTCATGAACCAGGGCGTGCACACCGTCGACCTGCTCGTCTGGGCGCTCGGCCGTCCGGTCGAGATCTCGGCGCAGACCGGGCTGCTCGCACACGACCGCATCGAGGTCGAGGACACCGCCGTCGCCACCGTCCGGTTCGCCGGCGGCGCGCTCGGCGTCATCCACTGCACGACCGCCGCGTACCCGGGGCTCTCCGCCCGCTACGCCGTGTACGGCACCCACGGGTCCGCGATCGTCGACGACGACCGCCTGGCCTACTTCCACATCGCACCCGACGCCGCCACCCTCGAGTCCGCGTCGACCACCGCGAACGCGTCGGCGGTCGCGGGTGCCGTCGACCAGAAGGACGACGTCGTCCCGCCGGAGCACGTCGTCGGCGGCCCCGCCGAGCCCGACCACTTCGCCGCCGGCCACGGTCGGCAGTACACCGACATCGTCGCCGCGATCCGCGAGGGCCGCGAGCCCGGCGTGACCGTCGACGCGGCCCTCGTGTCGCTCGCCACCGTCCGCGGGCTCTACGTCAGCGCGACGCTCGGGCAGCCCGTCCGGATCGACGACGTGATCGACGGGAAGTACGACGACGTGGTGCCCGTGGTCGGTGCCGCAGCAACGTCCGACACCGCGACCGAAGGAGCCACCCGATGA